One Streptomyces coeruleorubidus DNA segment encodes these proteins:
- a CDS encoding S53 family peptidase — protein MARTIRRWLLAGVGTLSLAAAGAVPATSAAYQAAYPRVRPTVADYTQVTTSQTPPTQSQCASAGRRCFTPQSIQAAYNVGPLHSAGDDGRGQTIAIVDSYGSDTMAHDLHVFDRAFGIAPMCGEEGVSCASGMPTFSELHLQGSPATEAPPSTSNSPGQEDKSAWALEVALDVETAHAMAPGANILLVTTPTAETLGVQGFPQMMAAEQYVVEHHLATVISQSFASAEGAFGSARSLQNLRYAFKSAAQNGVTVLGSSGDDGSAGSAKTPVGQGGSTLSGPAVEWPASDPLVTGVGGTNLCTDPGATSGRVVDSASPPGACQNAPGQSETGWTGSGGGYSSVFAKPDYQSGVLPAGSTAIGAMRGVPDISLQASPSTGALVYLSLPPDGQSGLKCGSTPCSTGWYDIGGTSLACPQWAGLVSIAAQINHGGLGRINPALYKLASNPATYAADFNDVTVGNNTAETSVPGYSAGTGWDPVTGLGTPNAAKLLPDLVSAVHGG, from the coding sequence ATGGCACGCACCATCAGACGGTGGCTACTCGCGGGGGTGGGAACCCTCAGCCTCGCGGCGGCGGGCGCCGTCCCCGCGACGAGCGCGGCCTACCAGGCCGCCTATCCGCGAGTACGGCCTACCGTGGCCGACTACACGCAGGTGACCACCAGCCAGACCCCACCCACCCAGTCGCAGTGTGCGTCAGCAGGACGCCGCTGCTTCACCCCACAGTCCATCCAGGCCGCCTACAACGTGGGCCCGCTGCACTCAGCCGGGGACGACGGACGCGGTCAGACGATCGCCATCGTCGACTCCTACGGCAGCGACACCATGGCCCACGACCTGCATGTCTTCGACCGTGCATTCGGCATTGCGCCCATGTGCGGGGAAGAGGGCGTCAGTTGTGCGTCCGGCATGCCGACCTTCAGCGAGCTTCATCTGCAGGGCTCGCCCGCCACCGAAGCGCCGCCGTCCACGAGCAACAGCCCCGGGCAGGAGGACAAGAGCGCGTGGGCGCTGGAGGTGGCTCTTGACGTCGAGACCGCCCATGCCATGGCACCCGGCGCCAACATCCTGCTGGTGACCACCCCCACCGCAGAGACCCTCGGGGTACAGGGCTTCCCTCAGATGATGGCCGCCGAGCAGTACGTCGTCGAGCATCACCTCGCAACCGTCATCTCCCAGTCGTTCGCCTCGGCGGAGGGCGCCTTCGGCAGCGCCCGATCGCTTCAGAACCTGCGCTACGCCTTCAAGTCGGCGGCACAGAACGGCGTCACCGTTCTCGGCTCGTCGGGTGACGACGGAAGCGCCGGCTCGGCCAAGACACCGGTGGGCCAGGGCGGGTCGACGCTCTCCGGTCCCGCTGTCGAGTGGCCGGCGTCCGACCCGCTGGTCACCGGAGTGGGCGGCACGAACCTGTGCACCGACCCGGGTGCCACCAGCGGCAGGGTCGTCGACAGCGCCTCCCCGCCGGGGGCTTGCCAGAACGCCCCCGGCCAATCGGAGACCGGCTGGACCGGTTCCGGCGGCGGCTACAGCAGCGTCTTCGCCAAGCCGGACTATCAGTCGGGCGTGCTGCCGGCCGGCAGCACAGCCATCGGCGCCATGCGCGGCGTTCCGGACATCTCCCTGCAGGCGAGTCCGTCGACGGGAGCACTGGTGTACCTGTCCCTCCCGCCCGACGGCCAGAGCGGGCTGAAGTGCGGCAGCACACCGTGCAGCACGGGCTGGTACGACATCGGCGGCACGTCACTGGCGTGTCCTCAGTGGGCGGGCCTGGTCTCCATCGCCGCCCAGATCAACCACGGTGGACTCGGACGGATCAACCCGGCGCTGTACAAGCTCGCGTCCAACCCGGCCACCTACGCGGCCGACTTCAACGACGTCACCGTGGGCAACAACACCGCCGAGACGTCGGTCCCGGGCTATTCGGCCGGCACAGGATGGGACCCCGTCACCGGACTGGGGACGCCGAACGCGGCGAAGCTCCTGCCCGACCTCGTCAGCGCCGTGCACGGCGGCTGA
- a CDS encoding acyltransferase family protein, whose amino-acid sequence MAAAAGATRTPPATATAVETAATTPVPSLPSLTGLRWMAAVLVFGLHVRNFGYFGGTGGRIATWGFGAGATGVSFFFILSGFVLMWSARPGDRAPAFWWRRIARIYPVHLVTAAIALLMGLTLAHQVKPTLYQALANVLLLHAWWRPWWQTLDPVSWSLACEAFFYAVFPLLALWLRRLGARGSAVLAGLSVLSVLVLAWSDAHHWLGQPLYSFPAARLPEFVLGAAVARMVSLGQWRGPSLEASLALAIIGYFLVPQVPAGYPATTCTLIGFTLLIPAAAVADLRGLPSLWRHRRLVRLGELSFVFYMIHLLVLRVGTNLLGNSPHFGVLSALTATVVAFSVALGLSWALYEGLERPARRLLLRRIRFQDRVP is encoded by the coding sequence ATGGCGGCGGCGGCCGGGGCGACCCGGACGCCGCCCGCCACAGCGACCGCAGTCGAGACCGCTGCCACAACTCCGGTGCCTTCACTGCCGTCGCTCACGGGACTGCGATGGATGGCGGCGGTGCTGGTCTTCGGGCTGCATGTGCGCAACTTCGGATACTTCGGGGGTACCGGCGGGCGTATCGCGACGTGGGGGTTCGGGGCCGGGGCTACCGGGGTGTCGTTCTTCTTCATCCTCTCCGGCTTCGTCCTGATGTGGTCCGCACGGCCGGGCGACCGAGCACCGGCGTTCTGGTGGCGGCGTATCGCCCGGATCTATCCGGTCCACCTCGTCACCGCCGCGATCGCGCTGCTCATGGGCCTCACCCTGGCCCATCAGGTGAAGCCCACCCTGTATCAGGCCCTGGCCAACGTGCTGCTGTTGCATGCCTGGTGGCGCCCCTGGTGGCAGACGCTGGATCCCGTCAGCTGGTCGCTTGCCTGCGAGGCATTCTTCTACGCCGTCTTTCCGCTGCTGGCTCTCTGGCTGCGCCGCCTGGGAGCCCGGGGATCGGCCGTCCTGGCCGGTCTGTCGGTGCTGTCGGTGCTGGTGCTGGCCTGGTCGGACGCGCACCACTGGCTGGGCCAGCCGCTCTACTCCTTCCCTGCGGCCCGCCTCCCCGAGTTCGTCCTCGGTGCCGCTGTCGCCCGGATGGTCAGTCTCGGGCAATGGCGCGGGCCCAGCCTGGAGGCCTCACTCGCCCTGGCGATCATCGGCTACTTCCTCGTCCCCCAAGTACCCGCCGGATACCCGGCCACCACCTGCACCCTCATCGGCTTCACTCTGCTCATCCCGGCGGCGGCCGTCGCCGACCTGCGCGGCCTCCCCTCGCTGTGGCGGCACCGCAGGCTGGTGCGGCTGGGTGAACTCTCCTTCGTCTTCTACATGATCCATCTACTTGTGCTGCGGGTCGGTACCAACCTGCTCGGCAACTCTCCGCACTTCGGCGTGCTGTCCGCGCTGACCGCCACCGTCGTCGCGTTCTCCGTGGCGCTGGGGTTGTCCTGGGCCTTGTACGAGGGCCTGGAACGCCCGGCCAGACGACTGCTGCTGCGCCGCATCCGTTTCCAGGACCGTGTCCCGTGA
- a CDS encoding ArnT family glycosyltransferase: MATAPRARETGAHRRRADRSRRSDALDAGWDSPARWERASLLGVLAAAALLYGWGLNHAAVHPYYGAAIRSMATSRRAFLFGGLDPSGTISIDKTPGGFWPDAASVWLFGPHTWAVALPHVLEGVLTVYVLHRTVRAWAGPPAALIAALALTATPVTAALDRATIPDELLTLLLVLAAEALLTAARSGRLLPLLACGMWVGLAFQAKMLQAWLLLPVFVAVYLLAAPGGALRRVGRALLLGATALAVSSSWLLLVLATRPADRPYLDGTTNNNPFTLVFGYNGISRFGGDAGALGAVPGTSASRTTGNTGWGMLVNHIVGPQIAWLLPLAVLAALLGVLWRAGQPRGDLARAGFLLWGGWLALHVAVFSTSNGNHAYYTAVIAPALAALSGGGLTTFWREYRAPQAAWHRAVLPAAIALTSGWALLLDAHTRFAAWLLPVVVMLALCSVAALGQRGPRTGSRQRAWALAAGVAAVLVLPTAWAVSSIDPLYAGAATSPLAGPVGGNYADLHGREPTFSTGLSTPSARDKALLAYLTAHRSGEKYLLATQAAYTAEPLLRAASDPLLVMGGFTGLTPFPTAAQLSTLVGEHQVRYAMLTTQRPSTPATTWVKGHCSRVSPRAYEERRTDGSFTLYDCRPTAG, encoded by the coding sequence ATGGCCACCGCTCCCCGCGCCCGGGAAACCGGCGCGCACCGCCGCAGGGCCGACCGCTCCCGCCGCAGCGACGCCCTCGACGCGGGGTGGGACAGCCCCGCGCGCTGGGAGCGCGCGAGCCTGCTCGGCGTGCTCGCCGCCGCGGCTCTGCTCTACGGCTGGGGCCTGAACCACGCCGCCGTGCACCCCTACTACGGCGCGGCCATCCGCTCCATGGCCACCAGCCGGCGGGCGTTCCTCTTCGGCGGCCTCGACCCCAGCGGCACGATCAGCATCGACAAGACACCCGGCGGCTTCTGGCCCGACGCGGCCTCGGTGTGGCTCTTCGGCCCGCACACCTGGGCGGTGGCGCTGCCGCACGTGCTGGAGGGCGTGCTCACCGTCTACGTGCTGCACCGGACGGTGCGCGCCTGGGCCGGGCCGCCGGCCGCCCTGATCGCGGCACTGGCGCTCACCGCCACTCCCGTGACGGCGGCGCTCGACCGGGCCACCATCCCGGACGAGCTGCTCACCCTGCTGCTGGTGCTGGCCGCCGAGGCGCTCCTGACGGCGGCGCGCAGCGGACGCTTGCTGCCGCTGCTGGCCTGCGGCATGTGGGTCGGCCTGGCCTTCCAGGCGAAGATGCTGCAGGCCTGGCTGCTGCTGCCGGTCTTCGTGGCGGTCTACCTGCTGGCGGCCCCGGGCGGGGCGTTGCGTCGCGTGGGGCGGGCGCTCCTGCTGGGCGCCACCGCGCTGGCGGTCTCCTCTTCGTGGCTGCTGCTGGTGCTGGCGACACGCCCGGCCGACCGCCCCTACCTGGACGGCACCACCAACAACAACCCCTTCACTCTGGTCTTCGGCTACAACGGCATCAGCCGCTTCGGCGGTGACGCCGGCGCGCTGGGAGCAGTACCGGGCACGTCCGCCAGCCGCACCACTGGCAACACCGGGTGGGGGATGCTGGTCAACCACATCGTCGGCCCTCAGATCGCCTGGCTCCTGCCGCTGGCCGTGCTGGCGGCGCTGCTGGGGGTGCTGTGGCGGGCCGGGCAGCCGCGCGGCGACCTGGCGCGGGCCGGCTTCCTGCTCTGGGGCGGCTGGCTGGCCCTGCACGTGGCCGTCTTCAGCACCTCCAACGGAAACCACGCTTACTACACCGCCGTCATCGCCCCCGCGCTCGCCGCGCTGAGCGGCGGCGGCCTGACCACCTTCTGGCGGGAGTACCGGGCACCTCAGGCCGCCTGGCATCGCGCGGTACTGCCCGCGGCGATCGCGCTGACCTCGGGCTGGGCCCTACTGCTGGACGCACACACCCGCTTCGCCGCCTGGCTGCTGCCCGTGGTCGTGATGCTCGCCCTGTGCAGCGTCGCCGCGCTGGGGCAGCGCGGGCCGCGCACGGGTTCCCGGCAGCGAGCCTGGGCACTGGCCGCCGGCGTCGCCGCCGTGCTCGTCCTCCCCACGGCCTGGGCGGTGTCCAGCATCGACCCGCTCTACGCAGGGGCCGCCACCTCCCCACTGGCCGGCCCGGTCGGTGGCAACTACGCCGACCTGCACGGCCGCGAGCCCACGTTCAGCACCGGGCTGTCCACGCCGAGCGCCCGTGACAAGGCCCTGCTCGCCTACCTGACGGCCCATCGGAGCGGCGAGAAGTACCTGCTGGCCACCCAGGCCGCGTACACCGCCGAGCCACTGCTGCGGGCCGCCTCCGATCCGCTGCTGGTCATGGGCGGTTTCACCGGGCTGACACCCTTCCCGACCGCGGCGCAGCTGAGCACGCTGGTGGGCGAACACCAGGTCCGCTACGCCATGCTGACGACCCAGCGTCCGAGCACCCCGGCGACCACCTGGGTCAAGGGCCACTGCTCACGCGTGTCCCCACGCGCATATGAAGAGCGTCGGACGGACGGGAGTTTCACCCTCTATGACTGCCGCCCGACGGCCGGCTGA
- a CDS encoding NlpC/P60 family protein has product MYPDSRSGHGRDGGLTRRQVLASLAGLAAAGAGGAYAWQRLEHRPGANIPTVDGSVPQARPVGGHRFERLGNPARTVVRDADGSVVATFTDGARTAVLTGPSRTFSEPRTTTATVTTDAWVRVLPSEWRQGREESSWFKRWFPEALRDTSPDVFAVAFQYSSAGAPDKHDSAGVRYAGTAHFGPRNPGVGSSLDFGYHDERSDFYDYLGIPWTFPDGSRVEPEKARYSDVDCSGFQRLVWGYRIGIPMHDTNTAGVGLPRRAYAIAAYGPGKLLIPDKGRQPTDLGVLQPGDLVFFAIIKNEPNVIDHCGMYLGLDNAGRPRFYSSRSAANGPTMGDLAGHALLDGTDFYARGFRAARRL; this is encoded by the coding sequence ATGTATCCCGACTCCAGGTCCGGTCACGGCAGGGACGGCGGCCTGACCCGCCGTCAGGTCCTTGCCTCCCTCGCCGGCCTCGCTGCGGCGGGCGCGGGCGGCGCCTACGCCTGGCAGCGCCTCGAACACCGCCCCGGCGCGAACATCCCCACGGTGGACGGCTCCGTGCCCCAGGCAAGGCCCGTGGGCGGCCACCGGTTCGAGCGGCTCGGCAACCCGGCCCGCACCGTGGTACGGGACGCCGACGGCAGCGTCGTGGCGACCTTCACCGACGGGGCCCGCACGGCCGTGCTCACCGGCCCGTCCCGCACCTTCAGCGAACCCCGCACCACCACAGCCACCGTCACCACGGACGCCTGGGTGCGCGTCCTGCCCAGCGAGTGGCGGCAGGGCAGGGAGGAGAGCTCCTGGTTCAAGCGGTGGTTCCCCGAGGCGCTGCGCGACACCAGCCCGGACGTCTTCGCGGTCGCGTTCCAGTACAGCAGCGCCGGGGCGCCGGACAAGCACGACTCCGCCGGGGTGCGCTACGCCGGCACGGCCCACTTCGGGCCGCGCAATCCAGGTGTCGGTTCGTCCCTGGACTTCGGCTACCACGACGAGCGGTCCGACTTCTACGACTACCTCGGCATTCCGTGGACCTTCCCGGACGGCAGCCGCGTCGAGCCGGAGAAGGCCCGCTACAGCGACGTCGACTGCTCCGGCTTCCAGCGCCTGGTGTGGGGCTACCGGATCGGCATACCCATGCACGACACCAACACCGCGGGCGTCGGCCTGCCCCGCCGCGCCTACGCCATCGCCGCCTACGGCCCCGGGAAACTGCTCATCCCCGACAAGGGCCGGCAGCCCACCGACCTCGGCGTGCTGCAACCCGGCGATCTGGTCTTCTTCGCCATCATCAAGAACGAGCCGAACGTCATCGACCACTGCGGGATGTACCTGGGCCTCGACAACGCGGGCCGCCCCCGCTTCTACTCGAGCCGCTCCGCCGCCAACGGCCCCACCATGGGTGACCTCGCCGGCCACGCCCTGCTCGACGGCACCGACTTCTACGCCCGCGGTTTCCGCGCCGCCCGCCGCCTGTAG
- a CDS encoding transglycosylase domain-containing protein produces MTRAEMRRAAQTANRRWPRRTTERHGPGVRPAASSRRGTSGRKRLIDYPRAGRRGLRRWLPSWKQVSTVLMLLVGATVGAVGFAYATVSVPSVNPNTQLQNNVFYWSDGSQMASVGQVNRQNVSLSQVPSDVQWDFLAAENASFYTDPGVDPQGILRALYHMAEGGQVQSGSTITQQFVKNTYLSQDQTLSRKFKEIMISLKIGAKLSKQQILQGYLNSNYYGRGAYGIEAAAQAYYHLPVERLNVSQGAFLAATVNEPSVMMNADDPQARPQATARWKYVLNRMAAIGKLSPTQEQRYLRAGFPVPKPMSRSGSMSGQVGYLVQIAEQYVEQHSSISDQQLNQGGYQIYTTFDRHQVAELSASVARMRGQHLDPRHRPADRNVQVGAASVDPATGAIVALYGGDGWNKGHYTDNANSSGVPVGSTFKPFDLAAALDHGAVLSPGRPPSPITPESRFDGDNGIEIKNQQGQYLPDGSDPTGLLHQQNDVSTKWGYITLRKAMEQSVNTPYVQLGEYVGYDTVENEALAAGLLRSSLQYDTAGFYIGTSTPSAIRMADAYGTFAADGVHHEPYSVTKVLDGGRQLPGFTPPAGTRAMPASTAETVTNVLRDVVEHGTGTNALALGRPAAGKTGTTDDYKSAWFIGYTPQLSTAVTMFKEGSGNSGLRSMSGVGGYSKVFGADMPTQVWLGYMSAALQGQPVKSFPPAPPLGQGANENGAPSATPSASPTESPSSTPSPTTPAPSPSITPCSDIPGGCASPTAPTPSPSPTSPGLTGGLFGPGGGKQGNGGGPSPHR; encoded by the coding sequence ATGACCCGAGCGGAGATGCGCAGGGCCGCCCAGACGGCGAACCGGCGCTGGCCGCGCAGGACGACGGAGAGACACGGCCCGGGTGTGCGTCCGGCCGCTTCCTCCCGGCGCGGGACGTCCGGGAGGAAGCGGCTGATCGACTATCCGCGGGCCGGCAGACGCGGTCTGCGGCGCTGGCTGCCGTCCTGGAAGCAGGTGTCGACCGTCCTCATGCTGCTCGTCGGCGCCACGGTCGGCGCGGTTGGCTTCGCCTACGCGACGGTGTCCGTTCCGAGCGTCAATCCGAACACCCAGCTGCAGAACAACGTGTTCTACTGGTCGGACGGCTCGCAGATGGCCAGCGTGGGCCAGGTGAACCGGCAGAACGTGAGCCTGTCGCAAGTTCCGTCCGATGTGCAGTGGGACTTCCTCGCGGCGGAGAACGCGTCCTTCTACACCGACCCGGGCGTCGACCCCCAGGGCATCCTCCGGGCGCTGTACCACATGGCGGAGGGCGGCCAGGTGCAGTCCGGGTCGACCATCACGCAGCAGTTCGTGAAGAACACCTACCTCAGCCAGGACCAGACCCTGTCGCGCAAGTTCAAGGAGATCATGATCTCTTTGAAGATCGGAGCGAAGCTCAGCAAGCAGCAGATTCTTCAGGGCTATCTGAACAGCAACTACTACGGCCGCGGGGCCTACGGCATCGAGGCCGCCGCCCAGGCGTACTACCACCTTCCCGTGGAGAGGCTGAACGTCAGCCAGGGAGCGTTCCTGGCGGCCACGGTGAACGAGCCGAGCGTGATGATGAACGCCGACGACCCGCAGGCCCGCCCCCAGGCCACCGCCCGCTGGAAGTACGTGCTGAACCGGATGGCCGCCATCGGGAAGTTGAGCCCCACACAGGAACAGCGGTATCTGCGGGCGGGCTTCCCGGTGCCAAAACCGATGTCCCGCTCCGGCTCGATGAGCGGGCAGGTCGGCTACCTGGTCCAGATCGCCGAGCAGTACGTCGAGCAGCACTCGTCCATCAGCGACCAGCAGCTGAACCAGGGCGGCTACCAGATCTACACCACGTTCGACAGGCACCAGGTCGCCGAACTGAGCGCCTCGGTGGCCAGGATGCGGGGGCAGCACCTGGACCCGCGGCACCGGCCGGCGGACCGGAACGTGCAGGTCGGTGCCGCCTCCGTCGACCCGGCCACCGGAGCGATCGTGGCCCTGTACGGCGGCGACGGCTGGAACAAGGGCCACTACACGGACAACGCCAACAGTTCCGGCGTGCCGGTCGGTTCCACCTTCAAGCCCTTCGATCTCGCCGCCGCCCTGGACCACGGCGCGGTCCTCTCCCCCGGCCGGCCGCCGTCGCCGATCACGCCGGAGAGCAGGTTCGACGGCGACAACGGCATCGAGATCAAGAACCAGCAGGGACAGTACCTCCCGGACGGCAGCGACCCCACCGGGCTGCTCCATCAGCAGAACGACGTCTCCACCAAGTGGGGTTACATCACCCTGCGCAAGGCAATGGAGCAGTCGGTCAACACCCCGTACGTCCAGCTGGGCGAGTACGTCGGGTACGACACCGTGGAGAACGAGGCGCTGGCGGCCGGCCTGCTGCGCAGCAGCCTCCAGTACGACACCGCCGGCTTCTACATCGGCACCTCCACCCCGTCGGCCATCCGCATGGCCGACGCCTACGGCACCTTCGCCGCGGACGGGGTCCACCACGAGCCCTACTCGGTCACCAAGGTCCTCGACGGCGGGCGGCAACTCCCGGGTTTCACCCCGCCCGCCGGCACCCGGGCCATGCCCGCCTCGACCGCCGAAACCGTCACAAACGTGCTGCGGGACGTGGTCGAGCACGGCACCGGCACCAACGCCTTGGCCCTCGGACGGCCCGCCGCAGGCAAGACCGGCACCACGGACGACTACAAGTCCGCCTGGTTCATCGGCTACACCCCGCAGCTGTCCACGGCGGTCACCATGTTCAAGGAGGGCTCCGGCAACTCGGGCCTGCGGTCCATGTCCGGAGTCGGCGGGTACAGCAAGGTCTTCGGCGCGGACATGCCCACCCAGGTGTGGCTCGGCTACATGTCCGCCGCCCTCCAGGGCCAGCCCGTGAAGTCCTTCCCTCCGGCACCGCCACTCGGACAGGGAGCCAACGAGAACGGCGCTCCGTCCGCCACCCCCTCGGCATCCCCGACCGAGTCGCCCTCGAGCACCCCCTCACCCACCACACCGGCACCGTCCCCGTCCATCACGCCGTGCAGCGACATCCCGGGCGGGTGCGCCTCCCCCACCGCTCCCACACCCTCCCCCTCGCCGACCAGTCCCGGCCTGACCGGAGGTCTCTTCGGCCCGGGAGGCGGCAAGCAGGGGAACGGTGGCGGACCATCACCACACCGATGA
- a CDS encoding ABC transporter substrate-binding protein: protein MADLRPIAAPFVALGPSGVAVRTRLGDLTPADEKVLRLVGAHLGSLASKDLKARCADGLEHSTESWAARKRDLTAESSSRWAGSITKATHDQWALARRGQAAHVQSLEAGITTIRHRLSLPVGQKGTKRTPGGYRSAHEWFNKARRLHVLEDRLDRVRADRDAGRVHVVRGGKRLLGTRNNLHKAQLTEAEWRERWEAGRWFLHADGESGKRFGNETIRITPEGEVSIKLPARLSDLANAKHAGAWYNHTIEFQAKGKAVEDVVQLSGAPGEREMCTTKSGVRSGADFKGKTLGVTDLGSGTDTLTQFLAAKKGVKAGQFHRIGVGAGSTAIAALQNGKVDCVMTTQPTVAAIQKKGVGTSAIDLATTSGATAAMGGAYPAASVLARTDWVNSHKATVQKVVDALVATMHWINTHSAADIANKLPASYVSNQLVTKADYIAALTEDKGQFLPDGLMPAGGPKTVLATEQLVGNVKSSVDLSKTFTNDFAIQANKTEGFKTTTTPAGSNG from the coding sequence ATGGCTGACCTCCGCCCGATCGCCGCGCCGTTCGTCGCTCTCGGCCCGTCCGGTGTGGCGGTACGTACCCGGCTGGGAGACCTCACGCCCGCGGATGAGAAGGTTCTGCGCTTGGTGGGTGCGCACCTGGGCTCGCTCGCCTCGAAGGACCTTAAAGCGCGTTGCGCCGACGGCCTGGAGCACTCCACCGAGTCATGGGCGGCCCGTAAGCGGGACCTGACGGCCGAGTCGTCGTCCAGGTGGGCCGGGTCGATCACGAAGGCCACGCATGACCAGTGGGCGCTCGCCCGGCGCGGCCAGGCCGCGCACGTCCAGTCCCTCGAAGCCGGTATCACGACGATCCGGCACCGGCTGTCGCTGCCGGTCGGCCAGAAGGGCACCAAGCGGACTCCGGGCGGCTACCGCTCAGCACACGAGTGGTTTAACAAAGCGCGCCGCCTGCATGTGTTGGAGGACCGGCTCGACAGGGTTCGGGCCGACCGGGACGCGGGCCGGGTGCACGTCGTGCGGGGCGGTAAGCGTCTGCTGGGCACCCGTAACAACCTCCACAAGGCGCAGCTCACCGAGGCCGAGTGGCGTGAGCGGTGGGAAGCCGGGCGCTGGTTTCTCCATGCGGACGGCGAGTCGGGGAAAAGGTTCGGCAACGAGACGATTCGCATCACGCCCGAGGGCGAAGTGTCGATCAAGCTCCCGGCCCGGCTCTCCGACCTGGCGAACGCCAAGCACGCGGGTGCCTGGTACAACCACACGATCGAGTTCCAGGCGAAGGGCAAGGCGGTCGAGGACGTCGTCCAGCTCTCCGGCGCGCCGGGCGAGCGCGAGATGTGCACCACGAAGTCGGGCGTCCGCTCGGGCGCCGACTTCAAGGGAAAGACCCTCGGCGTCACCGACCTGGGTTCCGGTACCGACACCCTCACCCAGTTCCTGGCCGCCAAGAAGGGCGTCAAGGCCGGCCAGTTCCACCGGATCGGGGTCGGGGCGGGCTCCACCGCCATCGCCGCGCTGCAGAACGGCAAGGTCGACTGCGTGATGACGACGCAGCCGACGGTGGCCGCGATCCAGAAGAAGGGCGTCGGTACCTCCGCGATCGACCTGGCCACCACCTCCGGCGCGACGGCGGCGATGGGCGGTGCCTATCCAGCGGCCAGTGTGCTCGCCCGCACCGACTGGGTGAACTCGCACAAGGCCACGGTGCAGAAGGTCGTCGACGCGCTGGTGGCCACCATGCACTGGATCAACACCCACAGCGCGGCCGACATCGCGAACAAGCTGCCCGCGTCGTACGTGTCGAACCAGCTGGTGACCAAGGCCGACTACATCGCGGCCCTGACCGAGGACAAGGGCCAGTTCCTCCCCGACGGCCTGATGCCGGCCGGCGGCCCGAAGACCGTTCTGGCCACGGAGCAACTGGTCGGCAACGTGAAGTCGTCGGTGGACCTCAGCAAGACGTTCACCAATGACTTCGCCATCCAGGCCAACAAGACCGAGGGCTTCAAGACCACCACGACCCCGGCCGGGTCGAACGGCTGA
- a CDS encoding IS607 family transposase, whose amino-acid sequence MNLTEWAKTQGVHPQTAYRWFREGTLPVPAQRVGPRTILVNIDANTTPEAIGGLGLYARVSSHDQKTDLERQVARLSAWAVKAGHRVIRVEAEIASGMNGCRSKAQRLLADPNVTCVVVEHKDRLGRMNVELVEAALSATGRRLLVVDDGEVEDDLVRDMVEVLTSFCARLYGRRSAKNRARKALEAAEHG is encoded by the coding sequence GTGAATCTGACGGAATGGGCGAAGACGCAGGGCGTGCATCCGCAGACCGCGTATCGCTGGTTCCGTGAGGGGACGTTGCCGGTACCGGCTCAGCGCGTCGGGCCGCGCACGATCCTGGTGAACATCGACGCGAACACCACGCCCGAGGCCATCGGTGGTCTGGGCCTGTACGCCCGCGTGTCCTCGCACGATCAGAAGACCGATCTGGAACGCCAGGTCGCTCGGCTGTCGGCGTGGGCAGTGAAGGCCGGTCACCGAGTCATTCGTGTTGAGGCGGAGATCGCTTCCGGGATGAACGGCTGCCGTTCCAAGGCTCAACGTCTGCTGGCCGACCCGAACGTGACCTGCGTGGTGGTGGAGCATAAGGACCGGCTCGGCCGGATGAACGTCGAACTTGTCGAGGCCGCCTTGTCCGCGACGGGCCGTCGCCTGCTGGTGGTGGACGACGGCGAGGTCGAAGACGACCTGGTGCGGGACATGGTGGAGGTACTGACGTCGTTCTGCGCCCGTCTGTACGGGCGCAGGTCGGCGAAGAACCGCGCCCGCAAGGCACTGGAAGCGGCCGAACATGGCTGA
- a CDS encoding nuclear transport factor 2 family protein produces MSQQSRSIVQNAWKAFASHDADRIAAVFTEDAEWLAPPGNATAIALDAPSHMVGKQAIVRFLAEDFPRLFVRDVAVTFHEFHAHGERVVVEETMTATLANGNHYANDYCFVFELRDELIHRVREYMDTARGHRMILGAVPQ; encoded by the coding sequence ATGTCACAGCAGAGCCGCAGCATCGTCCAGAACGCTTGGAAGGCATTCGCCAGCCACGACGCTGACCGAATCGCCGCGGTCTTCACCGAGGACGCCGAGTGGCTCGCGCCGCCAGGCAACGCTACTGCCATCGCCCTGGATGCCCCCAGCCACATGGTCGGCAAGCAGGCGATCGTGCGCTTCCTCGCTGAGGACTTCCCCCGCTTGTTCGTGCGTGACGTCGCGGTCACCTTCCACGAGTTCCACGCCCACGGCGAGCGGGTGGTCGTGGAGGAGACCATGACGGCGACTCTGGCCAACGGCAACCACTACGCCAACGACTACTGCTTCGTTTTCGAGCTCCGGGACGAGCTGATCCACCGGGTGCGCGAATACATGGACACCGCCCGCGGGCACCGCATGATCCTCGGCGCGGTGCCGCAGTAG